The proteins below come from a single Xyrauchen texanus isolate HMW12.3.18 chromosome 1, RBS_HiC_50CHRs, whole genome shotgun sequence genomic window:
- the LOC127646189 gene encoding somatostatin receptor type 1-like, with protein MAELPGYNGSEGLLFSTGLPFNSTGDYEYYDPEPDASKIIIPSIYALVCCVGVTGNAMVIYVILRYAKMKTATNIYILNLAIADELFMLSVPFLATSAAVHHWPFGSLMCRLVLSVDGINMFTSIFCLTVLSVDRYIAVVHPIKAARYRRPTVAKVVNVCVWGLSLLVILPIIIFADTVPAQDGGVDCNFLWPEASWSEAFVVYTFLLGFLLPVAAICLCYCLIVVRMRAVGLKAGWLQRRRSEKKITRMVLLVVAVFVLCWMPFYIVQLISVFRKPPDPMVTQLFVILSYANSGANPILYGFVSDNFRRSFQRIICFRWLENGLDAEQVDYCAVALRRQPTSGPPDFPKECLASDMVFRNGTCTSRTTTL; from the coding sequence ATGGCAGAACTTCCTGGATATAATGGCAGTGAGGGCCTTCTGTTCTCAACTGGTCTGCCCTTCAACTCTACTGGTGACTATGAGTATTATGATCCCGAGCCTGATGCCAGCAAGATCATTATCCCCTCCATCTATGCACTGGTCTGCTGTGTTGGTGTCACAGGAAATGCCATGGTCATCTATGTCATCCTAAGGTATGCCAAGATGAAAACCGCCACCAACATCTACATTCTCAATCTCGCCATTGCGGATGAACTCTTCATGTTGAGTGTCCCATTTCTGGCTACCTCTGCCGCAGTCCATCACTGGCCCTTTGGCTCATTGATGTGTCGCTTGGTACTCAGTGTGGATGGCATTAACATGTTCACAAGCATCTTCTGCCTAACTGTGCTGAGCGTGGACCGCTACATTGCTGTGGTGCATCCAATCAAGGCCGCTCGCTACCGTCGCCCAACTGTTGCCAAAGTGGTCAACGTCTGTGTGTGGGGACTTTCGTTGCTTGTAATTCTGCCAATTATCATCTTTGCAGACACAGTCCCAGCGCAGGATGGTGGTGTGGACTGTAACTTTTTATGGCCTGAGGCCTCATGGTCAGAGGCGTTTGTGGTCTATACTTTCCTACTAGGTTTTTTGCTTCCTGTAGCGGCTATCTGCCTGTGCTACTGCTTGATCGTGGTGCGCATGAGGGCGGTGGGGCTAAAGGCAGGCTGGCTACAACGAAGACGCTCTGAGAAGAAGATCACACGCATGGTGTTGCTGGTGGTGGCTGTGTTTGTGCTCTGCTGGATGCCATTCTACATCGTTCAACTGATCAGTGTATTCCGCAAACCGCCGGACCCCATGGTGACTCAGCTGTTTGTCATTCTCAGCTACGCTAACAGTGGCGCCAACCCCATTCTCTACGGATTTGTGTCGGACAACTTCCGTCGGTCCTTCCAGCGTATCATCTGCTTCCGCTGGCTGGAGAATGGACTGGATGCTGAGCAGGTGGACTACTGTGCCGTGGCACTAAGGCGTCAGCCCACATCTGGCCCACCAGACTTCCCGAAGGAGTGCTTAGCCTCTGACATGGTGTTTCGAAATGGAACCTGCACATCCCGCACCACCACTTTATGA